CTCGGGACTGAGTTTTCGGACAGGGCAAAAACTGCAGGTGTTGGGGGAATCTTCCATACAGACGAACTTCCTAATTACGGGATAACAGAAAAGGAAGTGCAGGCTTTAAGGGACGCTATAGGTGCAAACCCGGACGATGCAATTATCATGGTTGCGGATGAGCCCGAAAAATCCAGGCTTGCAATCGAAGCGGTGATTCTCAGAGCAAAAGAAGCTATCGAGGGAATCCCCGAGGAGACCAGAAAAGCCCTGCCTGATGGAAACACTGCTTACATGCGTCCCCTGCCAGGTGCAGCAAGAATGTACCCTGAAACCGATGTTCCTCAGATAGAGATCTCGCAGGAATACTTTGATTCCATAGAAGTCCCGGAGCTCCTTACGGAAAGGGCAAAGAGGTTTGCTTCCGAAAGCGGCCTGAATAAAGAACTTGCTGAAAAGATAGCTTATTCGAAATACCTTCCTCTTTTCGAGGCTTTACTGGATACCTACAGCGATAATGAACACGTTAATTCAACACTGATTGCCAGGACACTTGTAGGAATTGTCCCTGAGATCAGAAGAAACGGGGCTGAAACTGACAACCTTACGGATGAGCACTTCAGTGGGGTTTTTGCAGCAATATCAAATCAGGAAATCGCAAAAGAAGCCATCCAGGATCTTTTGACCGCACTTGCAAAGGAGCCTGAAATAACAGTCCAGCAGGCGATTTCAAATCTCGGCCTGAGCGCCTTTGATCCCGAAGAAATCGAAAATTTCATTAAAAATATGGTCCGGGAGAAAGGAGATTTCATTAAAGAAAAAGGCCCTGCAGCCCTTGGCCCTCTTATGGGCATTGTCATGAAAGAGTTCAGAGGAAAGGTTGACGGAAAGATCCTCAGCCATATGCTGAAAAGAGAGATAGATAGCTTTATTAATCAGGGGTAATCCCTGATCTTTTTTCCCATTTTTTCCGCTATTTTTTGTTATTTTTTCTTCTATTTTTTCTGCTACTTTTTGTTATTTTTTCTTCTATTTTTTCCGCTATTTTTTGTTATTTTTTCTTCTATTTTTTCTGCTACTTTTTGTTATTTTTTCTTCTATTCTTTTTCTTCTATTTTTCCTGCAATTTCTTCCAGTTTATCTCTTTTAAGGTTAATTTTTTGTTAATTTTTCGTTCCTGTGTTTTCTTTTTAATCCTTTCGCATCTTTAATAAATTTTTTAAAAGAAAGGATGTTTTCTTTGCTGACATGCGATAAAACAGGTCTTAAAACCTGTTCACTTATTATCTATGTAAGTTAACTTTTTATATTAACTAAAAGATCTTCTTACTTATAACATAAAAATTCAGTTGATAAGTATGCTATAATGCTATTTCAAAATCATACAATATCAAAAGACTTAATTCCTTTCTTTCGGGGTTGAGCTTGCAAAAGGGGGATATGGGTATGACATACTACTTTAGCCTGGCATATTTAAGTTTCTTCTGAAACTACTAAAAATGCAACTGAACTACAAAGCTTCTTACAATAGTGGAGGAACTCGAAAGTTCCTGGTTACATAGTGTAACTATAAATTTTATCAGTCATAAACTTGCGGAGAAAACCCCCATGAAAGTATTGCTTGTAGACGACGATCCAGTATTCCTGGAGCTATCAAAGACCTTCCTGGAAGTGTTCCATGATATAAATTCTGATACCGTAGAATCTGCAGGGAAGGCTCTGGAAAAGTTAGACGAACGTTCCTATGACGTGGTAGTTTCTGATTATGACATGCCCTGTGTGGACGGCATCTCATTCCTGAAAATTATCCGCGACAAAAAAATCGATATTCCTTTTATCCTGTTTACCGGAGTTGGCAAAGAAGAAATCATGAGCCAGGCAATCGAAAACGGCGCCGATTCCTTTGTCCAGAAAAGGGGAGACCCCAAGGCTCAGTACTCCGAACTTTCCCAGCAGATCTGTAAGATCGTTAATAACAGGTCCGATGTTAAGATTATAAATTAAGTGAAATCAATAACCTTAATCAGTCAGACTATATTGCTTCAATCAAATTAATTATTTTAATCCTTCAATATTAATCCTTCAATATTAATCCTTCAATATTAATCCTTCAATGAGTTGATCCCAAAACTCAAAATTGCTCCTCACAATCTCGAATTCAGGATACTCAATCGATTTTCGAATCATGAGCTATAATTCTGAAACTTTCATTATTTGAGAATAAAATTGGTTTTGGGATAAGCTCAATATTAATCATTCATTCTCAGCTATTCTATTAATCATTTTTAATAATCATTTTTAATAGCCAATTATCATTTTTAGCCTCTCCTTTCTTTTTTTTATGGTCAGTTTAATACTTTATTCCCCAGGGCTTTAACTGAGATTACAGTCGAAAGGCCTGAAAATATTTATGTCCGACCGAAACTGTTTTCTGGATATATTTATGTGGTATTATACTCATTGTTCTTAGAGGGGTATTGTGATTCGGGAGTATAAGTTACTGATAGGTGGGGAGTCGGTAGACTCATCAACCGGAGAAACTTTTGATGACATCAATCCGGCTACTCTTGAAAACCTTGCCACGTTACAGGTCGCAGGAATCGAAGATGTGGACCGGGCAGTTGAGGCTGCAGAGGCAGGGTTCAGGGTATGGAGTGAAGTTCCGGCTCCTGGAAGGGCTGAGGTCCTTTTCAGGGCAGCGCGCATAATGCAGGAGAGAAAAGAAGGCCTTGCCAGACTCATGACAGAAGAGATGGGAAAGGTCCTGCCCGAGACCAGGGGTGATGTACAGGAAGCAATAGACATTACCATTTACGCTGCAGGGGAAGGCAGAAGGATGTTTGGGGAAACAACGACCTCAGAACTCAGGGACAAGTTCTGCATGACCGTGCTAAGGCCTGTAGGAGTTGTGGGCATGATAACACCCTGGAACTTTCCTATTGCGATTCCCAGCTGGAAGATCATGCCAGCCCTTATTGCAGGGAATGCGATCGTGTTCAAGCCTGCAAGCGATACGCCCCTGCTTACCATAAAACTTGTAGAAATCCTGATGGAGGCGGGCCTGCCTCCAGGAGTCATAAACATCGTTCCCGGACCTGGAGGAAGTACCGGAAAAGCAATAGTCCAGCACCCCCGAATAAGAGCAATTTCATTTACAGGGAGCCTTGATACCGGGAAATGGATCATGGAAGAGTGTGCAAAATCCATGAAGCGGGTCTCTTTAGAGCTGGGTGGAAAAAATCCTGTTATTGTAATGGATGATGCAAACCTTGAGCTTGCCCTTGAAGGCGTGGTCTGGGGAGCTTTCGGGACAACAGGCCAGCGCTGTACAGCTACGAGCAGGCTGATCCTTCACGAAAAAATAAAGGATGAATTCATAAAAAGGCTGCTCGCAAAAACAAAGTCTCTCAGGGTGGGAAACGGGCTCCTGCCTGAAACGGACGTGGGGCCTGTAATTAATAAAGCCCAGCTTGAGAAAATAGAAAAGTACGTCAGGATAGGAAAGGAAGAAGGTGCAGCTATCCTGGTTGGAGGGAACAGGATAGATCCGGGTCTTCCCGGTTATTTCTTCGAACCGACCATATTTACGGATGTCAGTCCTGAAATGAGGATTGCACAGGAAGAAATCTTCGGGCCCGTGCTAAGCATAATCACTGTTTCGGATTTTGACGAGGCTATTGAGGTTGCAAATAACATCAAGTACGGTCTCTCATCTGCGATTTATACTGAAAATGTTAGAACCGCTTTCAGGGCAATTGAAAAACTGGAAGCAGGAATCACATATGTTAATGCCCCTACTATAGGTGCCGAAGTCCATCTTCCTTTCGGGGGCATAAAAGGAACCGGGAACGGTTTCAGGGAAGCTGGAACAGAGGCGATTAAAGAATTCACCGAGGTAAAAGCCGTATATATAGACTACAGCGGCAGGCTGCAAAAAGCCCAGATAGATACAGAATAAAAGTGGGAAGGGGAGAGGTTTTTTGAATCAAAGGACTCCGGAAGAGCTTGAAAAATGGAAGAATACCGGCAAAACGGAAAGACCGGAAGACTCAATGAAAGAACTGGAAACAGAATTCAATTTTTTTGAACAGGAAGTCGGGCTGCTCGATACTGTCGGCCCGAAAGCCAGGGAGATAATAGGGCAGGACTGCAGCATGGTGTCTGCATGTGTGTCCCGCCCATATCCTCTGGTTGTTGACAGGGCGAAAGGTTCCGTAGTCAGGGATATTGACGGAAAAGAGTACATAGATTTTGTTGCAGGGATTGCTGTCATGAACGCGGGCTACTCAAACCCCGAGGTCCAAGCTGCAATTTCCGCACAGCTTGAAAAAATGGTCCACTGCGGATACGGGGACTTTTTTGCCGAGCCCCCCCTGAAACTTGCAAAAAAGCTGAGGGATCTTTCTGGCTACTCAAAAGTCTTTTACTGCAACAGCGGAGCTGAGTCTATAGAGGCTGCAATGAAACTTTCCCTCTGGAAAACAAAGCGCCAGAACTTTATCTCTTTTTACAATGCTTTTCACGGCCGGACACTCGGAGCCCTCTCCCTTACATGCTCTAAAGTCAGGCACAAAGAGCATTTCCCTACCATCCGTACCGTACACACTGACTATGCCTACTGCTACCGCTGTCCTCTGAACCTCGATTATCCTTCCTGCGGGATCGAATGTGCAAAGCAGATTGAAAACCTGGTTTTTCGGAGAGAGCTAAGCCCGGAAGACACTGCCGCAGTCTTTGTTGAACCGATCCAGGGAGAAGGAGGATATATAGTCCCTCCTGTAGAGTTTCATAAGGAGGTAAGGAGGATCTGTACGGATAACGATGTTCTTCTCGTGGCTGACGAAGTCCAGACGGGCTGTTTCAGGACAGGTCCTTTCCTTGCCATGGAAAATTTTGAGGTAAGGGCTGACATTACCTGCCTTGCAAAAGCCCTGGGTTCAGGTCTTCCCATAGGCGCAATGCTTGCAGACAATGAGCTCATGGACTGGCCTCCCGGAGTCCACTCAAATACCTTCGGAGGAAATCTCCTTTCCTCAGCCGCAGCCCTTGCTTCCCTTGAATTCCTGGAAAAAGAGAACACAGAAAACCATGTCCGGGAAATGGGCGCTCATATCCGGCACCGCCTCAGGGAGCTTCAGGAAAATTTCCCCTGCATAGGAGATGTCAGGGGTCTCGGACTCATGACAGGCGTGGAAATCGTAAAACCGGATAAATCCATAGACCCTGTCAGGAGGGATAAAATAATCAGGGAGGCTTTTAAGGATGGAGTCCTGCTCCTTCCCTGCGGAGACTCCGTAATCCGTTTCTCTCCTCCCCTTGTTATGACTGACGAAGAAGCCGACCTCGGGCTCGATAAATTTGAAAAGGCACTGAAAAAAGCGGTGAGATGAAGTTAAATTAGATGCAGTGAGATGAAGTTAAATAAAGATGCATCATGAAAGTGCGGTAAATGCAGTATATAATTTTTACATAACCTCATGCTGGCTACTTTATAATTCTCCATGGTCCTGATAACTTACAAGCATTTTTAAGTAATGCTTGCATATTAAATCATATGAACTATAAGAACAATGATCGGTTTGAGTACAATGGTTCAGCTTTTATTGTTTTTATAACTGTTATTGCAATAGCTGTAAGCCTTTTAGGGATAGTGGTGTCTATCAGGTAAATGTCTGTGAAATAACCAGTTTCCTGTTAACCACTGAAAACAACTATTTTATATTGATTCAACAGGACAGAGCTAAAAATCGAAAACTCAGGAAACAGATAGAAAATTAATAAAAGAGTATTAAAAAAGAGCAGTTTACTGGCCTGGTTAATAAATTATAGATTACGCTCTAATTTTTCCTTATATTATCTATTTTTTTATGCTCTCTCTTTTTCTTATATACTCCCTATTTTTGTGCTCTCTCTTTTTGTACACTCTATTTTCTTATGTGTTCTCTTTTTCTTATTCCTGCCCTTTATTTCTGTTTTTCCACTTCACTGCTCTTTTGTTTCGCTTTCAGATGGCCTGAGAGTGGTCATCCTGCTCCTGACAGGTCCCACAGGAAGGTCTGCGCAAATGGTGAGAGAATCAGTTTTATTTCCTGAAAGAGTTCTTCCTGCAAGGTCAGGCTTAATCTCAAGCCCCAACCCTACAGGAACTTCGGGGTTTTCGGCTTTAAGCCCTGTGAGAGGGCTGGAAAGAGAACAGGAGACAAGCCCGAGGGCAGAGTCCGAAACAAGCCTTGGAAGGGGTTCAGGGCTCAGGCGGGAAACCCCTGAAGAAGAAAGCCCGAGGTCTCTTTCGGGAGAGAGCCTGTTATTGAAGTCAGGTAAAATTCCCCTGAACTGGTCAAGAGAAGGGCTTGAGAAAGTAGCTGATTCGTAAACAGGAGTAAGCTGTCCGGCAGGTATTTTTTTATGGTTTTCACTGGCTGCACTGTCAGAAGTATGCGAAGCTGAAATGGAATCTCCTGGTTTGCTGCTGGTCATAGCTCTATGGATTGTCACGATGGTATATCAATTATACGAGGGCTTTCCTTCTTTTTTCATTGTAATGTGGAAGGAGATTTGCATTCAAGGCAGATCAGGAACCGGAATATGTACGGGCGCTGGTAAACAAATCAACGATTTCTTCAAAACCTACCTCTGCCGCTAGGTCCGCAGCAGTTTTGTTATTTTTGTCCTCAATATTAATATCCGCGCCTGCTTTGATGAGAAGCTCAACGATGTCCTTGCGCCCTGTCTGTGCCGAAAACATCAAAGCTGTAAGCCCGGCTTCGTCCGGAATATTGAGGCTGGCACCGCCTTCAATAAGCAGATTTACAATATCCCTGTACCCCCTATCTGCTGCATAAATCAGGGCAGTATTTCCGTTTTTATCCTGGAGGTTGAGGTCGGCGCCTGCATTGACAAGCAGTTCAACAATACCTTTATGTCCGATTTTTGTTGCAGCAACCAGAGCTGTTTTACCGCTGTTGTCCTGAATATTCAGGTCAGCACCGGCTTTAATGAGCAGTTCGGCAATGTCCCTGTGCGCTCTATCTGCAGCACAAATCAGAGCCGTTTCACCGTTTTCGTCCTGGATATTAAGATCGGTACCTGCATCAATAAGCTGATCAGCAATATTCTTGTACCCTACTTTTACCGCAAATTTCAGAGCAGTTTCGCCGTTTTCGTCCTGAAAATTGAGGTCAGCTCCATTTTTGACGAGCAAATCAATAATGTCACCCCGTTCTATTTTAGCTGCAGAGATTAAAGCGGTATTGCCGTTTTCGTCCTGAAGATCAAGATTGGGACCGCTTTCAATAAGCAGTCCTATGACATCCCTGTATCCCTTATCAGCTGCAGAAATCAGAGCAGTCTTGCCGTACGCATCCTGATAATTAACGTCAACTTTATTGCTTCTCAAAAGTTTCTCCACGTTTTCTGTCTGCCCCTGTTTGGAAGCCTCTAAAAAGCTCTGATTTTTATCTCTGCCAAATAAATTAGATATAAAATCCATCAGTATTTTCTCCTCAAACCTCTCATATTTTACCGTCTGCAGGAATGCAGTTATCCCTGCGCCTTTAATTGAAACATATAAATTTTTAATTGAAACACGTAAATTTTTAATTGAATCATGTAAATTTTTAATTGAAACCTGTAAGTAAAAGAATACCGTATTCATTACAAGGTATCACAAAATGTATCTAACTATATGTCCGCCTGGTTTATGAATTTGTTTTCTGGAACTGGATATAAATACAGTAATAATTACAGTAATAATAAGAGTCAACGATATCAAATCCAGCCTGCGGTACAGCGATTTTGCACAGGGAAGTTCCAGAAAACAATATTAATTAGTTTGTGAAAGGCAATATTAGTATGCGACAAGGCAAGTATAAATAAATAGCCTTGAAAGCCACATTAAATCGTTTTCGTTAAAGGCATGGAACCAGACTTTAAAAGGGCCTGTTGCATTCATTCTTTTTAATAATTACCCGTTAATTTTCATTTCACAAAACTCTTTTCCTTTCATGGCAGCTTCATTTCCAGGGCTGAGTTTCAGGGCATGTACATAGCACTTGAAAGCCTCTCCGTATTCGGAAAATTCACAGAGAAGGTCTCCTCCGGCGAGAAGGGAATTCAGGTGGTCAGGGTCGCTTTCAAGAGCCATTTTACAGGCTTCAAGGGCTTTTTCCTTTTCCCCCAGTTCCAGAAACACGTTTCCTTTCCAGTACCAGGTCTCAGCATTGTCAGGTCTCATAATGGGGGCTTTATTTCTGGAGAAGAAACTAAACCTTGGAAGTTTGCATGCCCAATCCGAAGCCTGTCTGGGTTCGGTTTCCAGGGCTCTGTCGAAGGTCTCCAGGGCTTTTTCTGGAAGACCCATCTTTGCATAAACTATTCCTTTACTTGTCAGGATTTTAGGAGATCCGGGATCAAGAGAGAGAGCCTTTTCAAAAGACTCCAGGGCTTCTTCATTCCTGCCCAGGGCAGAGAGCACAAAACCTCTGTTTGACCATTCTATGGGGCTGTCAGGTTTAATTTCAAGAAAGGAATCAATGATGTCCAGAGCCTCCTGATACCTTTCGAGCTTAAAAAGAGACATTCCGCAAAAGGACCTGGCTTCCTGTGCCTTTTCGCAAAATTCCTTTCCTCTGTCCTCCTTTCCTTTTTCAAAAAGAATATCTGCCATTTTTTTCCATGCTTTTTCCGCCTCCCAATAAGCAGCAAGAGCTTCTTCATAGCTTCCCATCTGGAAAAAAATCCTGGCTTTCTTAGAGTTCTCCTCTGCCAGTCTATCAAAGTCTCTGAGCGAGTTCGCCATTTTTGCCATTTTTTTGCCTCATGTTACAGCTGTAAGAAATATTAAAATTCGAGTTTTCAGAATGAGAATTGCCATCATGCGCATTCTGAAGTGGTTTAGTTAAATCGAATTTTAATCTGAAAAATTATCATGATAAAGGAATGATATTTTGTAATATATAATGTTTTAAATTTATCCCGAAGCACTTCCCTAATAGTAATATAGTAAAATAGTGAAAAATGAATAATAATAGTAGTAATGGTAATAATAATAGTAATAATAATAGTGATAATAGTTATAATAGTAATAATATCAAGATACAAACGGAAGTCCAGAGTTATATGTATCAACTTGATACGTATTATGCTGATGGCATTCTTCTTTTCTATTGCTTCGATTCCAACGCTTCTCATATAGCCAGAATCATCATAGCTCCACTATTATGCCTTCTTTTGAAATACCTTTATATTTCTACATAGCTCGTTTCAATTCATCCTTTATTTCTGAAAATAATTAATCAAAAATAACTATGGAAATTAAAATATATTATATTTAATTAATAAGATTTATATTAATATTAATAAGGGATTATCTTATAATAGAATGGGGGAAATAAATGAGGAAAATACTAATTTTTTTAATAGTTCTAATTTTTATTTTTATAATATCTATTTCAGCTACTTCATCAGCAAAGGAAATTACAGTGGATGATGGTTCTGGAGCTGATTTCAGATCAATTCAGGAAGCTGTGAATAATTCTGTACCAGGGGACACAATAATCGTGATGCCTGGAATTTATACTGAAAACGTTCTTGTCAATATAACCGGGCTAACTATCAAGTCAGAATCAAACAATGGTGATGCGCAGGTAAAACCGCTAAATGAAAGTGTAAGTACCTTTCTGATAACAGCTAATAGCACAACGATCAGTGGTTTAAATATAACAGGAGCCAGTAAGATGAATCATAAAAATGCAATCTTTGCTTATAGCAAGAGGAATAATGTAACAGGTAATACTATTGAAAACGGTTCTATTTTTCTGGGATCCTACATGCCAAGCAATTTAAAAATCATCTTTCATGGCGATATGAATAATGTGACAGGTAATATCATTGAAAACGGTTCTATTTTTCTGGGATCCGAGATTTCAGGCAATCTAATAGCCGAAAATAAAATTTCTAACGGCGAAGGTGTGCATATTTCCTGCTGTGGAGGAAATAATACAGTATCAGGTAATACGATCTCAAATTGTTCCACTGGCATCTCCGAAGGGGATCAGGGAGCAGATATTCGTAATAACAGGATTACTGACTGCGATTGTGGGATTTGGCTTTCGATGTCAAGTTCAGGAATTGAAAATAATACAATATTAAACTGTGATGTAGGGATTATTTTAGGTGACGCTTGTACTGTTGACATAATCAACAATACAATAACATCCTGTACAGAATGTGGGATTTTTAATAGGGGAAATTATGACCGTAGAAGAATCTACAATAATTATTTTAACAATAGTCTAAACGTAAAGTTTGGACCTGGCGAAGGGGGAAATATCTGGAACAGTTCACTTGCTTCAGGCAGTAACATTGCCGATGGCCCTTACATTGGAGGAAACTTCTGGGCAAAGCCAGATGGGACCGGATTCTCCCAGATCTGCGTGGATCTGGATAGGAATGGGATCGGAGACCTGCCTTATAATATCTATGAGAATGAATTTGACTATTTGCCTCTTGTATCTATGTCCAGTCTGCAAAATTCAGTTACTCCAACTGCTAACTTTACAGCCAGCGTCACTAATGGTCCTGCACCCCTTGTTGTCAAGTTTTCAGACCTTTCGAAAAACGCAGTTTTGTGGAACTGGGACTTTGATAATGATGGTATATCAGATTCCACAGAACAAAATCCTGTACATGTGTACAGAGCTCAAGGAAATTATACAGTTAATTTGACAGCTAGCAATGGATTCAATACTAATTCCAAACTTGCAAACATAAGCGTTGAAAAAAGGGTTTCATCCACGTGGCCGTTTATATACATTATAGGTGGAACTGTCTCTGTAATTGACACAGCCACAGGATTAGTTATAACCAAAGTAAAAGTAGGACGTTCAATGCCTGAAGGAGTTGCAGTCACGCCAGATGGAAAAAAGGCATATGTACCTGACCGTTGGGGTGTTAATGTATCCGTAGTTGATACTGCAACAAATACTGTTATAGACACTGTGAAAGTAGGATCTGATCCCTATGGAGTTGCAATCAGTCCTGATGGAAAAAAGGTATATGTGGCTAACAGTGGCAGCAATAATATTTCTATAATTAACACCGACGCAAACACTGTTACAGCTACTGTGCCTGTTGGAATTAGCCCTACTGGAGTTGCTGTCGCACCGGATGGATCAAAGGTGTATGTGGCGAATTCAGGCAGTTATCCAAGCTACGAGGGTACTGTTTCTGTAATTGATACAGCTACTAGCATGGTCACAGCTACGGTACATGTAGGAAATCATCCTTCTAGAGTTGCAGTAACCCCGGATGGAAAAAAGGTATATGTGGCAAACTGGGGTCATTATGTCTCTGTAGTTGATACAGCTACAAATACTGTTACAGCTACGGTGGATGTAGATAATTCTCCTGATGAAATTGTTGTCAATCCTACAGGAACAAAGGTATATGTGGCAGGAATGAAGAAGGGATATGCTGCTGGCACAGACGATGGTTTCGTCTCTGCAATTGGTACCTCAAACAATACTATTATAGCTACAATGTATATTGTAGGAGGCAGTCCTATAGGACTTGCAGTAACCCCAGATGGAAAAACGGTGTATGTGGCAAACAGCAACATTTCTGGTAACAGTACTCTCTCTGTAATTGACACCTCAAACGATACTGTCTCAGCAACAGTGAATATCGAGACTCCTGGGGGACTTGCAATCATCCCGGATCCGGAATCAGTATTTCCGGTAGCTAATTTCAGCAGCAATGTCAGTGAGGGTTTTACACCTCTCTCAGTTCAGTTTACCGACAGCTCCGAAAACACAACGGGGTGGAACTGGAACTTTGGTGATGGAGCTGCTTCAAAAGAACAGAATCCAGCTCACACTTATTTATCACCAGGAAACTATACAGCTTGTCTGATAGTAAACAACCCGGATGGTACAGATTCGAAGTTTACTACAATAACTGTGCTGGAAAGTAGTTCTGGCGATGATAGTCAGTCCAGTGGAGGAAGCAGCAAGGGCGGCAGCAGCGGTGGTTGAGGCGGATCCCCTGTACCTGCAAAAAACGTTGAGGTCAAGGAACTTTTTCAGGTCTTCATTACAAACGGAAACCCTGTAAAGTTTAATTTCCCAAAGAACGCCAATGCTATTGTTTATTTGAGTTTTGATTCAAGAAGACCGCTGGCAAGACAACAACCATTTTTGAGAAATGCTAAAAAACAAATCCACGCTTACCCCGGATTCACTCGAAGGTAAGTCGGTCATTTTCAAAAATTGAATTGTAGAAATAGAAATGAATAAAGAACCATAGAAATTATAAATCAGGTAAAAAAATAGGAAGAAGGGAATTTTACTCTTCTACTTCTTCTCCTATCCATTCATTGACTTTTTCCGGATTGTTCTCGACCCATTTTGCTGCAGCTTCTTCAGGAGCCATTCCACTTTCAATATCTACCATAACAGACTGAATATCCTCGTGGGTCCAGGCAAATCTTTCAAGGATACCATAAAGGTTAGGCATATCTTCTTCGAGGCCCTGCCTTGCAAGAGTCTCAACATTATCTGCTTCTCCGTAATATCCCTGGGGGTCGTCAAGGTACTTGAGGTCCCAGCGGTTAAAAGCCCAGTGAGGGGACCAGAGCGTCACAACAACAGGCTCTTCGTTATTTATGGCTCTTTGCAGAGCTGCGGTCATGCCTGCACTGCTGCTAGAGACGAGAGTGTAGTCAAGGTCATACGCTTCGATTACATCTTCGGTAATCTGCATGACTCCAGCTCCCGGGTCGATGCCGATGATTTCTCCATTAAACATTTCTTTATTATCATTCAGGTCTTCAATGGAATTGACCTCTTCTACATAAGTCGGGACAGCAAGCCCGATTGTGCAATCTTCCAGGTTCACCCTGACAGAGTCAATCCTGTCTCCGTATGTTTCCCAGTAGTTCGCCTGGGTCTGGGGAAGCCATGCTGATGTTGTGAAATCGAATTCTCCGGAAGCCACACCCTGATAAAGGGGTCCCGCATCCACTGCAATTATCTCCACATCAGTATACCCTGCCTGCTGGAGAACCTGCTGGATCACGTTGGTACTGGCAATTTCTCCGTCCCAGAGGACGTACCCGATTTCCACTGGCTGATTGTATTCAGCAGCATCTGCTGTTTCT
This window of the Methanosarcina mazei S-6 genome carries:
- a CDS encoding glycine betaine ABC transporter substrate-binding protein, producing the protein MKLNKKKPKSLFIVGLVLGLFIFGAGCADDTQEGTEETADAAEYNQPVEIGYVLWDGEIASTNVIQQVLQQAGYTDVEIIAVDAGPLYQGVASGEFDFTTSAWLPQTQANYWETYGDRIDSVRVNLEDCTIGLAVPTYVEEVNSIEDLNDNKEMFNGEIIGIDPGAGVMQITEDVIEAYDLDYTLVSSSSAGMTAALQRAINNEEPVVVTLWSPHWAFNRWDLKYLDDPQGYYGEADNVETLARQGLEEDMPNLYGILERFAWTHEDIQSVMVDIESGMAPEEAAAKWVENNPEKVNEWIGEEVEE